In Misgurnus anguillicaudatus chromosome 5, ASM2758022v2, whole genome shotgun sequence, a genomic segment contains:
- the sh3gl1b gene encoding SH3-domain GRB2-like 1b isoform X1: MSVAGLKKQFYKASQMVSEKVGGAEGTKLDEEFKDLERKVDVTNKAVLEVISKTSEYLQPNPASRAKLSMLNTMSKIRGQVKSPGYPQAEGLLGECMGKYGRELGEETNFGGALIDVGESMKRLAEVKDSLDIDVKQNFIDPLQGLSDKDLREIQHHLKKLEGRRLDYDYKKKRQGKIPDEEVRQALEKFHESKEVAEISMYNLLETDIEQVSQLSSLVESQLQYHKQAVQILEELSDKLQDRMKDAQSRPRKEYIPKPKPVIDFGETNEQSNGGFTPPSAPPTRSAAPYHHFGRMTSWKPRLPAEQPCCKALYDFEPENEGELGFHEGDIITLTNQIDENWYEGMLRGQSGFFPLNYVEVVVPLSH; encoded by the exons ATGGTGAGTGAAAAGGTCGGCGGTGCTGAGGGAACAAAACTGGACGAGGAGTTTAAGGACCTAGAGAGG AAAGTAGATGTGACAAATAAAGCTGTGCTAGAAGTCATCTCTAAAACATCAGAGTACCTGCAACCAAATCCAG CATCACGTGCAAAGCTGTCTATGTTGAACACTATGTCTAAAATCAGAGGGCAGGTGAAGAGTCCAGGTTATCCACAGGCGGAAGGGCTGCTGGGGGAATGCATGGGAAAATATGGCAGAGAACTCGGAGAGGAAACCAACTTTG GTGGTGCGCTGATTGATGTTGGTGAAAGTATGAAGAGATTGGCAGAGGTAAAGGATTCCTTAGACATTGATGTGAAGCAGAACTTTATAGATCCTTTACAAGGCCTGAGTGACAAGGACCTGAGAGAGATACAG CATCACCTGAAAAAGCTTGAAGGACGCAGGCTGGATTATGACTACAAGAAGAAACGTCAAGGGAAGATTCCAGATGAAGAGGTCAGGCAGGCCCTGGAAAAATTTCATGAATCCAAGGAGGTGGCTGAGATCAGCATGTACAACCTTCTGGAAACCGAC ATTGAGCAGGTGAGCCAGCTGTCGTCACTTGTTGAGTCACAGCTGCAGTACCACAAACAGGCTGTTCAGATCCTGGAGGAACTCTCTGACAAACTTCAAGACag GATGAAAGACGCTCAGTCTCGTCCTCGTAAGGAATACATCCCCAAGCCCAAACCTGTCATTGACTTTGGAGAGACCAATGAGCAGTCGAACGGTGGTTTCACCCCGCCATCTGCCCCACCTACACGGAGTGCAG CCCCATACCATCACTTTGGCAGAATGACGTCGTGGAAACCCAGATTGC CAGCGGAGCAGCCATGCTGTAAAGCACTTTACGACTTTGAGCCAGAGAATGAGGGCGAGTTGGGCTTCCACGAGGGCGACATTATCACTCTTACCAATCAGATCGACGAAAACTGGTATGAAGGCATGCTGCGCGGCCAATCTGGATTCTTCCCTCTCAACTACGTGGAGGTGGTCGTTCCTCTG
- the sh3gl1b gene encoding SH3-domain GRB2-like 1b isoform X2: MSVAGLKKQFYKASQMVSEKVGGAEGTKLDEEFKDLERKVDVTNKAVLEVISKTSEYLQPNPASRAKLSMLNTMSKIRGQVKSPGYPQAEGLLGECMGKYGRELGEETNFGGALIDVGESMKRLAEVKDSLDIDVKQNFIDPLQGLSDKDLREIQHHLKKLEGRRLDYDYKKKRQGKIPDEEVRQALEKFHESKEVAEISMYNLLETDIEQVSQLSSLVESQLQYHKQAVQILEELSDKLQDRMKDAQSRPRKEYIPKPKPVIDFGETNEQSNGGFTPPSAPPTRSAAPYHHFGRMTSWKPRLPEQPCCKALYDFEPENEGELGFHEGDIITLTNQIDENWYEGMLRGQSGFFPLNYVEVVVPLSH, encoded by the exons ATGGTGAGTGAAAAGGTCGGCGGTGCTGAGGGAACAAAACTGGACGAGGAGTTTAAGGACCTAGAGAGG AAAGTAGATGTGACAAATAAAGCTGTGCTAGAAGTCATCTCTAAAACATCAGAGTACCTGCAACCAAATCCAG CATCACGTGCAAAGCTGTCTATGTTGAACACTATGTCTAAAATCAGAGGGCAGGTGAAGAGTCCAGGTTATCCACAGGCGGAAGGGCTGCTGGGGGAATGCATGGGAAAATATGGCAGAGAACTCGGAGAGGAAACCAACTTTG GTGGTGCGCTGATTGATGTTGGTGAAAGTATGAAGAGATTGGCAGAGGTAAAGGATTCCTTAGACATTGATGTGAAGCAGAACTTTATAGATCCTTTACAAGGCCTGAGTGACAAGGACCTGAGAGAGATACAG CATCACCTGAAAAAGCTTGAAGGACGCAGGCTGGATTATGACTACAAGAAGAAACGTCAAGGGAAGATTCCAGATGAAGAGGTCAGGCAGGCCCTGGAAAAATTTCATGAATCCAAGGAGGTGGCTGAGATCAGCATGTACAACCTTCTGGAAACCGAC ATTGAGCAGGTGAGCCAGCTGTCGTCACTTGTTGAGTCACAGCTGCAGTACCACAAACAGGCTGTTCAGATCCTGGAGGAACTCTCTGACAAACTTCAAGACag GATGAAAGACGCTCAGTCTCGTCCTCGTAAGGAATACATCCCCAAGCCCAAACCTGTCATTGACTTTGGAGAGACCAATGAGCAGTCGAACGGTGGTTTCACCCCGCCATCTGCCCCACCTACACGGAGTGCAG CCCCATACCATCACTTTGGCAGAATGACGTCGTGGAAACCCAGATTGC CGGAGCAGCCATGCTGTAAAGCACTTTACGACTTTGAGCCAGAGAATGAGGGCGAGTTGGGCTTCCACGAGGGCGACATTATCACTCTTACCAATCAGATCGACGAAAACTGGTATGAAGGCATGCTGCGCGGCCAATCTGGATTCTTCCCTCTCAACTACGTGGAGGTGGTCGTTCCTCTG
- the sh3gl1b gene encoding SH3-domain GRB2-like 1b isoform X4: MSVAGLKKQFYKASQMVSEKVGGAEGTKLDEEFKDLERKVDVTNKAVLEVISKTSEYLQPNPASRAKLSMLNTMSKIRGQVKSPGYPQAEGLLGECMGKYGRELGEETNFGGALIDVGESMKRLAEVKDSLDIDVKQNFIDPLQGLSDKDLREIQHHLKKLEGRRLDYDYKKKRQGKIPDEEVRQALEKFHESKEVAEISMYNLLETDIEQVSQLSSLVESQLQYHKQAVQILEELSDKLQDRMKDAQSRPRKEYIPKPKPVIDFGETNEQSNGGFTPPSAPPTRSAAEQPCCKALYDFEPENEGELGFHEGDIITLTNQIDENWYEGMLRGQSGFFPLNYVEVVVPLSH; encoded by the exons ATGGTGAGTGAAAAGGTCGGCGGTGCTGAGGGAACAAAACTGGACGAGGAGTTTAAGGACCTAGAGAGG AAAGTAGATGTGACAAATAAAGCTGTGCTAGAAGTCATCTCTAAAACATCAGAGTACCTGCAACCAAATCCAG CATCACGTGCAAAGCTGTCTATGTTGAACACTATGTCTAAAATCAGAGGGCAGGTGAAGAGTCCAGGTTATCCACAGGCGGAAGGGCTGCTGGGGGAATGCATGGGAAAATATGGCAGAGAACTCGGAGAGGAAACCAACTTTG GTGGTGCGCTGATTGATGTTGGTGAAAGTATGAAGAGATTGGCAGAGGTAAAGGATTCCTTAGACATTGATGTGAAGCAGAACTTTATAGATCCTTTACAAGGCCTGAGTGACAAGGACCTGAGAGAGATACAG CATCACCTGAAAAAGCTTGAAGGACGCAGGCTGGATTATGACTACAAGAAGAAACGTCAAGGGAAGATTCCAGATGAAGAGGTCAGGCAGGCCCTGGAAAAATTTCATGAATCCAAGGAGGTGGCTGAGATCAGCATGTACAACCTTCTGGAAACCGAC ATTGAGCAGGTGAGCCAGCTGTCGTCACTTGTTGAGTCACAGCTGCAGTACCACAAACAGGCTGTTCAGATCCTGGAGGAACTCTCTGACAAACTTCAAGACag GATGAAAGACGCTCAGTCTCGTCCTCGTAAGGAATACATCCCCAAGCCCAAACCTGTCATTGACTTTGGAGAGACCAATGAGCAGTCGAACGGTGGTTTCACCCCGCCATCTGCCCCACCTACACGGAGTGCAG CGGAGCAGCCATGCTGTAAAGCACTTTACGACTTTGAGCCAGAGAATGAGGGCGAGTTGGGCTTCCACGAGGGCGACATTATCACTCTTACCAATCAGATCGACGAAAACTGGTATGAAGGCATGCTGCGCGGCCAATCTGGATTCTTCCCTCTCAACTACGTGGAGGTGGTCGTTCCTCTG
- the sh3gl1b gene encoding SH3-domain GRB2-like 1b isoform X3, translating into MSVAGLKKQFYKASQMVSEKVGGAEGTKLDEEFKDLERKVDVTNKAVLEVISKTSEYLQPNPASRAKLSMLNTMSKIRGQVKSPGYPQAEGLLGECMGKYGRELGEETNFGGALIDVGESMKRLAEVKDSLDIDVKQNFIDPLQGLSDKDLREIQHHLKKLEGRRLDYDYKKKRQGKIPDEEVRQALEKFHESKEVAEISMYNLLETDIEQVSQLSSLVESQLQYHKQAVQILEELSDKLQDRMKDAQSRPRKEYIPKPKPVIDFGETNEQSNGGFTPPSAPPTRSAAAEQPCCKALYDFEPENEGELGFHEGDIITLTNQIDENWYEGMLRGQSGFFPLNYVEVVVPLSH; encoded by the exons ATGGTGAGTGAAAAGGTCGGCGGTGCTGAGGGAACAAAACTGGACGAGGAGTTTAAGGACCTAGAGAGG AAAGTAGATGTGACAAATAAAGCTGTGCTAGAAGTCATCTCTAAAACATCAGAGTACCTGCAACCAAATCCAG CATCACGTGCAAAGCTGTCTATGTTGAACACTATGTCTAAAATCAGAGGGCAGGTGAAGAGTCCAGGTTATCCACAGGCGGAAGGGCTGCTGGGGGAATGCATGGGAAAATATGGCAGAGAACTCGGAGAGGAAACCAACTTTG GTGGTGCGCTGATTGATGTTGGTGAAAGTATGAAGAGATTGGCAGAGGTAAAGGATTCCTTAGACATTGATGTGAAGCAGAACTTTATAGATCCTTTACAAGGCCTGAGTGACAAGGACCTGAGAGAGATACAG CATCACCTGAAAAAGCTTGAAGGACGCAGGCTGGATTATGACTACAAGAAGAAACGTCAAGGGAAGATTCCAGATGAAGAGGTCAGGCAGGCCCTGGAAAAATTTCATGAATCCAAGGAGGTGGCTGAGATCAGCATGTACAACCTTCTGGAAACCGAC ATTGAGCAGGTGAGCCAGCTGTCGTCACTTGTTGAGTCACAGCTGCAGTACCACAAACAGGCTGTTCAGATCCTGGAGGAACTCTCTGACAAACTTCAAGACag GATGAAAGACGCTCAGTCTCGTCCTCGTAAGGAATACATCCCCAAGCCCAAACCTGTCATTGACTTTGGAGAGACCAATGAGCAGTCGAACGGTGGTTTCACCCCGCCATCTGCCCCACCTACACGGAGTGCAG CAGCGGAGCAGCCATGCTGTAAAGCACTTTACGACTTTGAGCCAGAGAATGAGGGCGAGTTGGGCTTCCACGAGGGCGACATTATCACTCTTACCAATCAGATCGACGAAAACTGGTATGAAGGCATGCTGCGCGGCCAATCTGGATTCTTCCCTCTCAACTACGTGGAGGTGGTCGTTCCTCTG